One segment of Haloplanus natans DSM 17983 DNA contains the following:
- a CDS encoding PDDEXK family nuclease — translation MTDYHLLKSGHKEFFPYWNQENIISIGWEDASKLVYEGAPDSDVREVCEKYHQSPGYILNVLKCFAGRSGGDRTPMSEGDIVIVDGQKDIRGESVIRGIAEIGEIKKWDTRIDDEFPHLLYREVEWCYNDGPVAKKELSTKFQMGGSASTHLPSTIQEWNPDGDAHTALQELVEDLKDAPLIQPKTYDFEFSERVIQEHIADHPEQFQEDLEISSGKIEQEYRTKSGDFADFVVLPSGEEITVAETKIDAAGPKAAKQLREYIEDLQAEHDGHVRGVLIAEEFYDYEGIEDEIGDHDITLHRYHVTLDYEQVQMD, via the coding sequence ATGACAGATTATCACCTATTAAAATCCGGCCACAAAGAGTTCTTCCCGTACTGGAATCAGGAAAATATCATCTCCATCGGATGGGAAGATGCTTCAAAACTGGTGTATGAAGGCGCACCAGACAGTGACGTACGCGAAGTCTGTGAAAAGTACCACCAGAGTCCGGGATACATCTTGAACGTGCTGAAATGCTTTGCCGGTCGCTCTGGTGGGGATAGGACACCAATGAGTGAAGGTGATATCGTCATCGTTGACGGACAAAAGGATATCCGGGGGGAAAGTGTGATTCGAGGAATTGCTGAAATAGGAGAAATCAAAAAGTGGGACACTCGAATCGACGACGAGTTCCCGCATCTTCTCTACCGTGAGGTAGAATGGTGCTACAATGATGGACCCGTGGCAAAAAAGGAACTTTCCACAAAATTCCAGATGGGAGGCAGTGCCTCAACTCATCTGCCAAGCACGATTCAGGAATGGAACCCGGACGGCGATGCCCATACAGCGTTGCAGGAGCTAGTTGAGGATCTCAAAGACGCACCATTGATCCAGCCGAAGACGTACGATTTCGAGTTTAGTGAACGAGTTATCCAAGAGCATATCGCCGACCATCCAGAGCAATTCCAAGAAGATCTTGAAATCTCTTCGGGAAAGATTGAACAAGAGTACCGCACGAAAAGCGGCGATTTCGCTGATTTCGTTGTACTTCCGAGTGGTGAGGAGATTACAGTCGCCGAAACAAAAATTGATGCTGCAGGCCCTAAGGCTGCAAAACAGCTCCGCGAATATATCGAAGACCTGCAGGCAGAACACGATGGACACGTACGAGGAGTCCTAATCGCGGAAGAGTTCTATGACTACGAAGGAATTGAAGATGAAATCGGCGACCACGATATCACTCTTCACCGGTATCACGTCACTCTAGACTACGAGCAGGTTCAGATGGATTGA
- the brxC gene encoding BREX system P-loop protein BrxC, translating into MSDTTSSDQIHEIFYRPINRKIDRVVKVDNDDPSVVKKELEEYILTPQLERHFSDALEAVIDTEHTQTEDVGMWVSGFFGSGKSHFMKILGHVLENHEFEEAQAADMFRDRIEGNEMLDGAVSSVTQKFDSEVLMFQIGAKADASGSESITEIIHREFNTSRGYASMPWVAEMEQELESRGVYDDFVQAIEANTGKDWTEARKDAMFVRSDMETALAEATNEFDNEEDAARAVDDVKENVRIDASTLAGDIVDHVEQREKETGDNCRYFVFIDEISQFIGDDGQLLLELQSIVEQFGLKGKGKVFLGVTSQEQLQQLIPGVLEKEAEESKVIDRFPHRFDLTSENLDKVVRDRVLSKKGEFRGRIGNLYDEHEGILSARYKLDSSQSLKPITRENFIDCYPFLPYQLDILPEMFKALGKGSDDQLAGSERTLIDVTQSVLKDEEHLYNDELGALVTLDMIFDEISNDIPSSDVKSIREAKPKDADPEISRRVLKSLYLLQQLSWIPNTADNIATSLQRELGPTQQLEGDVEDTLDALVDAGYVGRSEEGYRFLRETERELENEIKGIEVGPGDIRRSSKRFLNDILDETSRVNYQGQTFQLNLNIDDEEISSKGYIDLKTYSPIYQRYEDVDPDRLKTQSFSEDGTLYWIADDEKQHDIYEKLKSIFQINTVVKEKRGNELSQEEQEALGQKQEDLQRLRNEAEREFKRSFQKGTLIYNGDTDEFDETNTSLSSLVSRKADSAIPKVFTDFKHGSASVKDRHISEIFGDLQGSSNPSVFTELGVVQDGELIAEARIASEVEDEIQSREKAGENRTGSDLIDHFAEPPYGWSREVVRLAAAVLFRNGSIIPTYKERTYGTYTEDGAQELFTQVTKFKSTSFDERETVDIDTRTAAKNLLDRLFDRKVKSTDQAVDEGIREEANDWESTTSTLLSQLRRVDFPLTNEVDQFQTRLNNLIQQPTSAKRIKKFVEFESELEGLAKTAKDVAEFCGETSGENHLKEYETIQRFMSTEWETLIDEADDHTAHIDVGDDAREAANRVKNTLDTEGVIDQWTDVKTDYRTAAEAFASTYEALYEKRYETYTQSIKTVKDYAGDDIDDADLDSALSDLKERQGDGSVDLDISNKEHINPNPSLTRLIEHIQTADSYENGAKTEIDDLGGGGGGDGTIRESIDVDDIFGSIVVTEPADIEAPIGELRDEVEDLLDQEGDVEIRFR; encoded by the coding sequence ATGAGTGACACAACCTCCTCCGATCAGATTCACGAAATCTTCTATCGACCGATTAATCGGAAGATTGACCGTGTCGTCAAAGTCGATAATGACGATCCGAGCGTCGTCAAGAAAGAACTCGAAGAGTACATCCTCACCCCGCAACTTGAACGGCACTTCTCTGACGCTCTAGAAGCCGTCATCGATACCGAGCACACACAGACGGAAGACGTCGGCATGTGGGTCTCGGGGTTCTTCGGCTCTGGGAAGAGTCACTTCATGAAGATCCTCGGCCACGTCTTGGAAAACCATGAATTCGAGGAGGCTCAAGCAGCCGATATGTTCCGAGATCGCATCGAAGGCAACGAGATGCTCGACGGTGCGGTCTCCTCTGTCACGCAGAAATTCGACTCGGAGGTGTTGATGTTCCAGATCGGCGCAAAAGCCGATGCGTCCGGCAGTGAATCTATCACCGAGATTATTCACCGAGAGTTCAACACATCACGTGGCTACGCGTCGATGCCTTGGGTCGCGGAGATGGAGCAAGAACTCGAATCCCGAGGAGTCTACGACGACTTCGTCCAGGCTATCGAGGCAAACACTGGGAAAGACTGGACAGAGGCCCGGAAGGACGCCATGTTCGTTCGCTCGGATATGGAAACCGCGTTAGCCGAAGCGACCAACGAATTCGACAACGAAGAAGACGCCGCCCGTGCGGTTGACGATGTCAAGGAGAACGTCCGAATCGATGCCTCCACACTTGCCGGTGACATCGTCGACCACGTCGAACAACGAGAAAAGGAGACAGGGGACAACTGTCGCTACTTCGTCTTCATCGACGAGATTTCCCAATTCATCGGTGACGACGGCCAACTTCTCTTAGAACTACAGAGCATCGTCGAGCAATTCGGTCTCAAAGGGAAGGGGAAGGTCTTCCTCGGCGTTACCTCCCAAGAACAACTCCAGCAGCTGATTCCAGGCGTCCTTGAGAAAGAAGCCGAGGAATCGAAGGTCATCGACCGCTTCCCGCACCGGTTCGACCTCACCTCCGAAAACCTCGACAAAGTCGTCCGGGACCGTGTCCTCAGCAAGAAAGGCGAATTCAGAGGTAGAATAGGCAATCTCTACGACGAGCACGAAGGCATTCTTTCGGCCCGATACAAACTAGACTCTAGTCAGAGTCTGAAACCGATCACCCGAGAGAACTTCATCGACTGCTATCCGTTCCTTCCTTACCAACTTGACATCCTTCCAGAGATGTTCAAGGCTCTCGGCAAAGGATCGGACGACCAGCTCGCTGGGAGCGAACGGACGCTGATTGACGTCACGCAAAGCGTTCTCAAAGATGAGGAACATCTGTATAACGACGAACTCGGGGCCCTCGTCACGCTGGATATGATTTTCGACGAGATTAGCAATGACATCCCCAGCAGTGACGTCAAATCTATCCGCGAAGCCAAACCGAAGGATGCCGACCCGGAAATCTCACGACGCGTTCTCAAATCGCTCTATCTCCTCCAGCAACTGTCGTGGATTCCGAACACTGCGGACAATATTGCGACGTCACTCCAGCGTGAACTCGGCCCGACCCAGCAGCTGGAGGGTGACGTCGAAGACACGCTCGACGCTCTCGTCGACGCCGGGTACGTCGGTCGAAGCGAGGAGGGGTATCGGTTCCTTCGAGAAACCGAGCGTGAGCTCGAAAACGAAATCAAGGGAATCGAAGTCGGTCCCGGCGATATCCGTCGTTCATCCAAACGGTTCCTGAACGACATTCTCGACGAAACCTCGCGTGTCAACTACCAGGGTCAAACCTTCCAGCTGAATCTCAATATAGACGACGAGGAAATCAGCTCGAAGGGCTATATTGACCTGAAAACCTACTCACCGATCTATCAGCGGTACGAAGACGTTGATCCAGACAGACTGAAGACACAGAGCTTCAGTGAGGACGGGACACTCTACTGGATTGCTGACGACGAGAAGCAACACGACATCTACGAGAAACTCAAGTCGATATTCCAGATTAACACCGTTGTCAAAGAAAAGCGAGGCAACGAACTCAGCCAAGAGGAACAGGAGGCCCTCGGACAGAAACAGGAGGATCTGCAGCGTCTCCGCAACGAGGCCGAACGCGAGTTCAAACGCAGTTTCCAGAAGGGGACACTTATCTACAACGGTGATACCGATGAGTTCGACGAAACCAATACCTCGCTAAGCTCTCTCGTTTCGCGGAAGGCGGACAGTGCCATCCCGAAAGTATTCACCGACTTCAAGCACGGGTCCGCGTCAGTCAAGGATCGACATATCTCGGAGATATTCGGCGATCTTCAGGGCTCGTCGAACCCCTCGGTGTTCACCGAACTGGGAGTCGTTCAGGACGGCGAACTCATCGCCGAGGCACGGATTGCGTCGGAAGTTGAAGACGAAATCCAGAGCCGCGAGAAAGCGGGTGAAAACCGGACCGGTAGCGACCTGATCGACCACTTCGCAGAGCCACCCTATGGATGGAGCCGAGAGGTCGTCAGGCTTGCCGCTGCGGTCCTCTTCCGGAACGGGTCGATTATCCCGACCTACAAAGAGCGGACGTACGGCACGTACACCGAAGACGGAGCACAGGAACTGTTCACCCAAGTCACGAAGTTCAAGTCGACCTCGTTCGACGAACGGGAAACCGTCGACATAGACACGCGGACAGCTGCGAAAAATCTGCTTGACCGGCTGTTCGACCGCAAGGTCAAATCAACCGACCAAGCAGTCGACGAAGGCATTCGGGAGGAAGCAAACGACTGGGAATCGACGACGAGCACCCTCCTCTCACAACTTCGGCGGGTAGATTTCCCGCTCACTAACGAGGTTGACCAGTTCCAAACACGGTTGAACAACCTGATTCAACAGCCCACTTCGGCCAAGCGAATCAAGAAGTTCGTCGAGTTCGAGAGCGAATTAGAGGGACTCGCCAAAACGGCAAAGGATGTCGCCGAATTCTGCGGCGAGACAAGCGGAGAGAACCACCTCAAGGAGTACGAGACGATCCAGCGGTTCATGTCGACCGAATGGGAGACGCTCATTGACGAGGCGGATGACCACACCGCACATATCGACGTCGGAGATGACGCTCGTGAGGCCGCTAACCGGGTCAAGAACACATTGGACACGGAGGGTGTTATCGACCAGTGGACCGACGTCAAGACGGATTATCGAACGGCAGCTGAGGCCTTCGCCTCGACGTACGAAGCGCTGTACGAGAAACGATACGAGACGTACACCCAGTCAATCAAGACGGTCAAGGATTATGCTGGCGACGATATCGATGACGCTGACCTCGACTCGGCGCTCTCTGACCTGAAAGAACGCCAGGGGGACGGGTCGGTCGATCTGGATATCTCGAACAAGGAGCACATCAACCCGAATCCCTCGCTCACACGGCTCATCGAGCACATTCAGACGGCCGATTCGTACGAGAACGGTGCGAAAACCGAAATCGATGATCTGGGTGGAGGCGGTGGCGGTGATGGAACGATCCGCGAAAGCATAGACGTCGACGATATCTTCGGGAGTATCGTCGTGACCGAACCAGCGGATATCGAAGCTCCGATCGGCGAACTCCGAGACGAGGTCGAGGATCTCCTCGATCAAGAGGGCGATGTGGAGATTCGGTTTCGATAA
- a CDS encoding BREX protein BrxB domain-containing protein — MPSDFQERLEEVERLVRDDRDEVGKRAGVPFIVFTYDPADEIEVDEEVRNLISKLEFHDQDIAAIDMRELVFATLEDRGILENVIDLERRDREQLLDGLKSSLLDDGKMGKLASEIATQAEDADTVVVYRMGILYPFASASTLMGQLETNTPDDTPIVFCYPARVDDKSLRFLDESEGTYYRARVIGHE, encoded by the coding sequence ATGCCTTCTGATTTCCAAGAACGGCTTGAAGAGGTCGAACGACTTGTTCGGGATGACAGAGACGAGGTCGGGAAGCGAGCGGGCGTCCCATTCATTGTCTTCACCTACGACCCTGCCGATGAAATCGAGGTGGACGAGGAGGTTCGAAACCTCATCAGCAAACTTGAATTTCACGACCAGGATATCGCGGCAATCGATATGCGAGAGCTAGTGTTTGCGACACTCGAAGACCGTGGCATCTTGGAGAACGTGATTGACCTCGAACGACGTGATAGAGAGCAATTACTTGACGGGCTGAAATCGTCGCTATTAGATGATGGCAAGATGGGAAAGTTGGCATCCGAGATTGCAACACAGGCAGAAGACGCTGATACCGTAGTCGTCTACCGAATGGGTATCCTCTACCCATTTGCCAGTGCCTCCACACTGATGGGGCAACTGGAGACGAATACCCCAGACGACACCCCCATTGTGTTCTGTTATCCGGCGAGGGTCGATGACAAGAGTTTAAGATTCCTCGATGAATCTGAGGGAACATATTACCGCGCAAGGGTAATTGGACATGAGTGA
- a CDS encoding BrxA family protein, whose translation MSNEHLDPEDETESEPEESLDPKIAHHSTYIDETKRILRTYAECESYDELEHRVVEENILNKNTDEYRTNILREVTRRHIPDKEEYTETPLMKVMSADIRSDVTDWCLYYEFAQDPFIRLVTEDFLYPEFERGTLSVQAVDIVEFIQSIQANYTDLQERSESTINEAATKYLTSLRNFGLLEGTQRKEFAVTYVPDETIAYVVYRLFEKGAKSASEIIEHEDWKLLLMNESEVQRRLRDISPEYVSYEKRGSTERLIRKYDSMEELIDAF comes from the coding sequence ATGAGTAACGAACACCTCGATCCAGAAGACGAGACAGAATCTGAACCCGAAGAAAGCCTCGACCCCAAAATCGCGCATCACAGTACGTATATCGACGAAACAAAGCGTATCCTGCGCACCTACGCCGAATGTGAGTCGTATGATGAACTGGAGCACCGGGTCGTCGAGGAAAACATTCTGAATAAGAACACCGATGAGTATCGAACGAACATCCTCCGCGAAGTCACGCGTCGACATATTCCTGACAAAGAGGAATACACCGAAACACCGCTAATGAAGGTCATGTCGGCCGATATCCGTAGCGACGTGACTGATTGGTGCCTCTACTACGAATTCGCACAAGACCCATTCATCCGCCTCGTCACCGAGGATTTCCTCTATCCAGAATTCGAACGGGGGACTCTCTCGGTCCAGGCAGTGGATATCGTCGAGTTCATCCAATCGATACAAGCGAACTACACGGACTTACAGGAGCGCTCAGAATCGACGATAAACGAAGCTGCTACGAAATACCTCACTTCTCTCCGGAACTTCGGTCTCTTAGAAGGCACTCAACGAAAGGAGTTTGCCGTCACCTACGTTCCGGATGAGACTATTGCGTATGTCGTCTACCGCCTCTTCGAAAAAGGAGCGAAATCCGCGTCAGAAATTATTGAGCACGAGGACTGGAAGCTCCTCCTCATGAACGAATCTGAGGTGCAACGGCGACTTCGTGACATCTCCCCCGAATACGTGTCCTACGAGAAACGCGGGTCCACAGAACGACTGATTCGAAAGTACGACAGCATGGAGGAACTGATTGATGCCTTCTGA
- a CDS encoding BrxE family protein, producing the protein MASTDVVEAFTSTKKILYECGLTDDFFLDLVASRLLIERIGETNNQGWWESRILSETGRIRLSEVAPKTRLKSQIDLALKVGRKAESDRLPEDSISLFSFGPQMESRLTAAIDEIEADENVSFEELENLTVSTLEEGWTDPVIEQTEANISGEAGSHSLPESDAGDTILVDEDGYTQDKIDLEKWRLLVAFLRGYGRCTNSLQVAYYPLESEVKPENA; encoded by the coding sequence ATGGCATCTACGGACGTCGTTGAGGCATTCACCTCAACAAAAAAAATCCTCTATGAGTGCGGACTCACTGACGACTTTTTTCTCGACCTCGTGGCATCTCGACTTCTGATAGAGCGCATCGGCGAGACGAATAACCAAGGCTGGTGGGAATCTCGCATCCTCTCAGAGACAGGACGTATTCGGCTATCAGAGGTCGCGCCAAAAACGCGTCTGAAATCACAGATCGACCTCGCACTGAAGGTTGGGCGGAAAGCAGAGTCGGATAGGCTCCCAGAAGATTCCATCTCTCTCTTCTCGTTTGGGCCACAGATGGAATCTCGGCTTACTGCTGCGATCGATGAGATCGAAGCCGATGAGAACGTCTCGTTTGAGGAGCTTGAGAATCTAACCGTATCGACCTTAGAGGAAGGGTGGACAGACCCCGTCATTGAACAGACGGAAGCAAATATTTCAGGAGAAGCTGGTTCCCATTCCCTTCCCGAATCGGATGCAGGTGATACCATCTTGGTCGACGAAGACGGCTATACCCAGGATAAAATAGACCTGGAAAAGTGGAGACTTCTTGTGGCGTTTTTGCGAGGGTATGGCCGCTGTACCAACAGCTTACAAGTAGCGTACTATCCACTTGAGTCAGAAGTTAAACCGGAAAACGCGTGA
- a CDS encoding metallophosphoesterase, with amino-acid sequence MVVSPDKELIELYDGLSVLYDSLPAHTNPEWKLALESVLYGGELLAEDATCYGKQQNRRNDEYRRDRVKTHGNGTRITEFSAIQVEQPRPQDREYFPSGAMVPIAPKSETVLPAEVNETTVDKAIALLAEFPAEPSAESPGVGVTTLLDPSQVSQVSPGQSRKSKSCGQAKLLFVSDTHLGYENRITTGSGATVSWIRELSSTDTFKQIRTNAIDLGVDAVVHTGDILDHEVDQETLDAIEFELTLLATHNIPVYCIIGSHDHDAYRPQYQDSVNGIAWLKKQIQRGVLTELSTRPSKLGDTGLNLYGISAGNVGIDDVGSYQSRSWEATEVAFTPSQDGLNVLCLHDSFPPYRRSKADIDLDLLLSQSEVSFDCVLIGDEHRPKNGDFSNGYTFQSKNGTPVYYTGPAMRISEPYRNRDAFVTELTMSDRGISSARHFL; translated from the coding sequence ATGGTAGTTTCTCCGGACAAAGAACTAATCGAGCTGTATGACGGTCTATCAGTCCTGTACGATTCGCTACCAGCGCATACCAACCCGGAGTGGAAACTAGCATTAGAGTCGGTGCTGTACGGGGGCGAGTTACTGGCGGAGGATGCAACGTGTTACGGCAAGCAGCAGAATCGCCGGAACGACGAGTACCGCAGAGACCGAGTCAAAACACATGGCAATGGGACTCGAATCACGGAATTTTCCGCGATTCAGGTTGAACAGCCCCGTCCCCAAGACAGGGAATATTTCCCATCGGGCGCGATGGTCCCGATTGCACCGAAATCTGAGACGGTCCTACCTGCGGAAGTCAACGAAACAACTGTCGACAAAGCAATTGCACTTCTCGCAGAATTCCCCGCTGAACCATCTGCTGAATCTCCCGGTGTTGGCGTCACAACGTTGCTTGACCCGAGTCAAGTTTCACAAGTGTCCCCCGGACAATCTCGGAAGAGTAAATCGTGTGGGCAAGCGAAGCTCCTCTTCGTCAGCGACACGCACCTCGGGTACGAGAACCGGATAACAACCGGCAGCGGCGCTACTGTGTCGTGGATTCGAGAGCTGTCAAGTACAGATACCTTCAAACAGATTCGAACAAATGCTATCGATTTGGGCGTCGACGCAGTTGTACACACAGGGGATATTCTCGACCATGAAGTCGATCAAGAAACGCTCGATGCTATCGAGTTTGAGTTGACGCTACTGGCGACCCATAACATCCCGGTATACTGTATTATCGGCTCACATGATCACGATGCTTACCGACCTCAATATCAGGATTCCGTCAACGGAATTGCATGGCTAAAGAAGCAAATCCAGCGTGGCGTACTAACAGAACTCTCGACCCGGCCCTCGAAACTCGGTGACACTGGACTGAATCTGTACGGGATTTCGGCAGGAAACGTCGGCATCGACGATGTTGGGTCATATCAGTCACGATCATGGGAAGCAACCGAGGTCGCATTCACTCCATCGCAGGATGGGCTGAATGTGTTATGTCTTCACGACAGCTTCCCGCCGTATCGGCGCTCTAAGGCCGATATTGATCTCGATTTGCTACTGTCACAGTCCGAGGTCTCGTTCGATTGTGTTCTGATTGGCGACGAACACCGGCCGAAGAATGGGGATTTCAGCAACGGATATACATTCCAATCGAAGAACGGAACGCCAGTATACTATACTGGACCCGCGATGCGGATTAGCGAACCGTATCGCAACCGAGATGCGTTTGTGACTGAACTCACGATGTCCGATAGGGGTATTTCATCAGCACGGCATTTCCTGTGA
- a CDS encoding type II toxin-antitoxin system HicB family antitoxin, with protein sequence MSIDSGHGSGREPRITLTHNEDGTWTARDLEVEVSAQGKTRDEALENLDAVVDAIENDGGHEPTEEELRELGIDPDENTPGRGELPDVLK encoded by the coding sequence ATGAGTATCGATTCCGGGCACGGATCCGGCCGGGAACCGCGAATCACCCTGACCCACAACGAGGACGGGACCTGGACCGCCCGAGACCTCGAAGTCGAGGTGTCCGCTCAAGGCAAGACGCGAGACGAGGCCCTCGAAAATCTCGATGCCGTCGTCGACGCGATCGAAAACGACGGTGGGCATGAACCCACCGAGGAGGAGCTGCGAGAACTCGGAATCGATCCCGACGAGAACACGCCGGGTCGCGGCGAGCTGCCGGACGTTCTCAAGTAA
- a CDS encoding type II toxin-antitoxin system HicA family toxin, with the protein MVTRDFSGKDIVKVLCNKGNFWVDRIAGDHYILKWEHPDGSDIESRTVSVPYHDSVSIGTLHDIADDAGAKDFEEFCRWIDRNR; encoded by the coding sequence ATGGTCACGCGGGATTTCTCCGGGAAGGATATCGTCAAGGTCCTCTGCAACAAGGGGAATTTCTGGGTCGATCGGATCGCCGGCGATCACTACATCCTCAAGTGGGAACACCCCGATGGATCAGATATCGAATCCCGCACTGTTTCGGTTCCCTATCACGATAGCGTGAGTATTGGGACGCTCCACGATATCGCCGACGACGCAGGCGCCAAGGACTTCGAAGAGTTCTGTCGGTGGATCGATCGGAACCGGTGA
- a CDS encoding tyrosine-type recombinase/integrase: MAGRELEPITPEDAIDWYLEHRRDELRTATRRTHRSALNIFHDWTEEAGIADLTDLRGRGLVAFKTWRKSETDINTVSLNGTLAVIQRFLRFCETIDAVEEDLADRVPLPNVPPNEEVRTDVPEDEAVEAIRSFYHRFEYASRRHAQFELVAEVGIRLGALRAVDLDDLETEEAVIHLQHRPESSDAYGTPLKNGADGERIINIPPELVDLLQAYIDHHRHGVTDKFDRDPLFTTTNGRISTTTIRRDFYKLSRPCEYASECPHDREITDCDAAQNAEAANCPSSFSTHPLRKWAIMSQLDAGLPKELLSDRVDVSVPVLDKYYDQRTEERKSRRRREALEASMSQYAMTDGGQPVDEDDG, translated from the coding sequence ATGGCCGGCAGAGAACTGGAACCAATCACACCGGAAGACGCGATCGACTGGTACCTCGAACACCGTCGCGACGAACTCCGAACGGCGACCCGACGCACGCATCGCTCCGCGCTCAACATCTTCCACGACTGGACGGAAGAAGCAGGTATCGCCGATTTGACCGACCTCCGTGGGCGGGGTCTCGTAGCGTTCAAGACCTGGCGCAAGTCCGAGACCGATATCAACACAGTCAGTCTGAACGGGACGCTCGCGGTTATCCAACGCTTCCTCCGGTTCTGCGAGACCATCGACGCCGTCGAGGAGGACCTGGCCGACCGCGTCCCACTGCCCAACGTGCCACCTAACGAGGAAGTCCGCACCGACGTCCCCGAGGACGAAGCGGTCGAAGCCATCCGTTCGTTCTATCACCGCTTCGAATACGCCTCCCGACGTCACGCACAGTTCGAACTCGTGGCCGAGGTCGGCATCCGACTCGGGGCGCTTCGAGCAGTCGACCTCGACGACCTGGAGACAGAGGAGGCAGTCATCCATCTCCAGCACCGTCCTGAATCATCGGACGCGTACGGGACACCCCTGAAGAACGGCGCGGACGGCGAGCGAATCATCAACATCCCGCCGGAGTTGGTGGACCTGCTTCAGGCCTACATCGACCACCACCGTCACGGTGTGACCGACAAGTTCGACCGCGATCCTCTCTTCACGACGACCAACGGGCGAATCTCGACGACGACTATTCGACGGGATTTCTACAAGCTGAGTCGGCCGTGCGAGTACGCGTCGGAGTGTCCCCACGACCGGGAGATTACCGACTGCGACGCGGCACAGAACGCCGAGGCTGCCAATTGTCCCTCCTCGTTCAGTACACATCCGCTCCGAAAGTGGGCGATTATGTCCCAGCTCGACGCCGGCCTTCCGAAGGAGCTGCTCAGTGACCGCGTCGACGTCTCCGTGCCTGTTCTGGACAAGTACTACGACCAGCGAACGGAAGAACGGAAATCACGGCGTCGGCGGGAAGCGCTCGAAGCGAGCATGTCGCAGTACGCCATGACGGATGGTGGTCAGCCGGTGGACGAAGATGATGGCTGA
- a CDS encoding tyrosine-type recombinase/integrase translates to MVSREVRLEPIEPRTAQQLFLDHKETECTESTVRNHRYHTTKFVEWCEENDVDNLNDLTGRDLQALRLWRKEEGDINLMTLNNYMCSLRVFIKWCGSIEAVPENLYDKVMVPRVSPEDQQADETLDAETAKEILAYLSTFHYASVEHAMLGLLWESGMRIGAANGLDVDDVDLAEEQLQLVHRPSEGTTLKNGTGGERPIAITSDFADVLDAYIERIRKDVPDDHGRDPLFTTSHGRMSRTSIRRIVYKVTSPCFRNEPCPDCTETRSAQCPEAVNPHAVRRGSITHYLTQDIPVEVVSDRMNVSRDVLDKHYDQRTEQVKLEQRRGYLENI, encoded by the coding sequence ATGGTATCCCGAGAAGTCAGGCTAGAACCGATTGAACCCCGAACCGCGCAGCAACTGTTCCTCGACCACAAGGAGACCGAATGCACCGAGTCGACGGTGCGCAATCATCGGTATCACACGACCAAGTTCGTCGAGTGGTGTGAGGAGAACGACGTCGACAATCTGAACGACCTCACCGGTCGCGACCTCCAGGCACTCCGGCTCTGGCGCAAGGAGGAAGGCGACATCAATCTCATGACGCTCAACAACTACATGTGCTCGTTGCGCGTCTTCATCAAGTGGTGTGGCTCCATTGAGGCCGTACCGGAGAATCTCTACGATAAGGTGATGGTGCCGCGGGTCTCACCCGAGGATCAGCAGGCCGACGAGACGCTCGACGCCGAGACGGCCAAGGAGATTCTAGCGTACCTGTCGACCTTTCACTACGCCTCAGTGGAACACGCGATGCTGGGGCTCCTCTGGGAGTCCGGAATGCGGATCGGCGCGGCCAACGGACTGGATGTCGACGACGTCGATCTCGCCGAAGAGCAGTTACAACTCGTCCACAGGCCCAGCGAAGGGACGACCCTGAAAAACGGAACCGGTGGTGAGCGACCCATCGCCATCACCTCCGATTTCGCCGACGTGCTCGACGCCTACATCGAGAGAATCCGGAAGGACGTGCCCGACGACCACGGGCGTGATCCGCTATTCACGACCTCTCATGGCCGAATGTCCCGGACGTCGATACGCCGGATCGTGTACAAAGTAACCTCACCGTGTTTCCGGAACGAACCCTGCCCGGACTGTACCGAGACGCGCTCGGCGCAGTGTCCCGAAGCCGTGAATCCGCATGCAGTTCGCCGAGGGAGTATCACCCACTATCTGACCCAGGACATCCCCGTCGAGGTCGTGAGTGACCGGATGAACGTGAGTCGTGACGTGCTCGACAAGCATTACGACCAGCGCACTGAGCAGGTGAAACTAGAGCAGCGACGGGGGTATCTCGAAAATATCTGA